From the Acidovorax carolinensis genome, one window contains:
- the rplK gene encoding 50S ribosomal protein L11, whose protein sequence is MAKKIVGFIKLQVPAGKANPSPPIGPALGQRGLNIMEFCKAFNAQTQGVEPGLPLPVVITAFADKSFTFIIKTPPATVLIKKAIKLEKGSPNALSTKVGKITRAQLEEIAKTKFKDMNAANVDAAVRTLAGSARSMGVTVEGL, encoded by the coding sequence ATGGCGAAAAAAATCGTCGGTTTTATCAAGCTGCAAGTGCCAGCTGGTAAGGCCAATCCATCCCCACCCATCGGCCCTGCGCTCGGTCAGCGTGGCCTCAACATCATGGAATTCTGCAAGGCATTCAATGCGCAGACCCAAGGTGTTGAGCCCGGTCTGCCGCTGCCTGTGGTCATCACGGCGTTTGCAGACAAGAGCTTTACCTTCATCATCAAGACGCCGCCTGCGACGGTTTTGATCAAGAAGGCGATCAAGCTGGAAAAAGGCTCGCCCAACGCCCTGAGCACCAAGGTTGGCAAGATTACTCGCGCCCAGCTCGAGGAAATCGCCAAGACTAAGTTCAAGGACATGAATGCCGCCAATGTGGACGCCGCTGTCCGCACGCTGGCTGGCTCTGCGCGCTCCATGGGCGTGACGGTGGAGGGTTTGTAA
- the rplA gene encoding 50S ribosomal protein L1, whose product MAKLTKKQKAQQGKVDSTKLYAFADAIALVKDAATAKFDESIDVAVQLGIDAKKSDQVVRGAVVLPNGTGKTTRVAVFAQGAKAEEAKAAGADIVGMDDLAAMVKAGDMPFDVVIAAPDAMRVVGTLGQILGPRGLMPNPKVGTVTPDVATAVKNAKAGQVQFRVDKAGIVHGTIGRRSFDNDKLQGNLAALIDALNKAKPASSKGLYLRKVAVSSTMGLGVRVDTQSIAA is encoded by the coding sequence ATGGCCAAGCTGACAAAGAAACAAAAGGCCCAGCAGGGCAAAGTGGACAGCACCAAGCTGTACGCATTTGCTGACGCGATTGCACTCGTCAAGGACGCGGCAACTGCCAAGTTCGATGAGTCCATTGATGTGGCCGTGCAGTTGGGCATCGATGCCAAGAAGTCCGACCAGGTTGTGCGCGGTGCCGTGGTGCTGCCCAATGGGACCGGAAAGACCACCCGCGTGGCGGTTTTTGCACAAGGTGCCAAGGCGGAAGAAGCCAAGGCCGCTGGTGCCGACATCGTGGGCATGGACGACCTCGCTGCCATGGTCAAGGCTGGTGACATGCCTTTCGATGTGGTGATCGCCGCGCCTGACGCGATGCGCGTGGTGGGTACGCTGGGTCAGATTCTGGGCCCGCGTGGCCTGATGCCTAACCCCAAGGTGGGCACCGTGACGCCTGATGTTGCTACCGCCGTCAAGAATGCCAAAGCGGGTCAGGTGCAATTCAGAGTCGACAAGGCCGGCATCGTGCACGGCACGATTGGTCGTCGCTCGTTTGACAATGACAAGCTGCAGGGCAACCTGGCTGCCTTGATCGACGCGCTGAACAAGGCCAAGCCTGCGTCGAGCAAGGGTCTGTACCTGCGCAAGGTTGCTGTTTCGTCGACGATGGGCCTGGGTGTCCGCGTGGATACGCAGTCCATCGCAGCGTAA
- the rplJ gene encoding 50S ribosomal protein L10 encodes MSLNRSEKEAVISEVTSLAAKAQTLVIAEYRGITVADMTKLRVDARSKGVTLSVLKNTLARRAVAGSAFDVVADQMTGPLIYGFSEDAVAAAKVVADFAKTNDKLVIRGGAFGGKALDVNGVKQLANIPSKEVLLAQICGLLMSPMSRTAVVLGALAAKKGEGAAAPAAEPVAA; translated from the coding sequence TTGAGTCTTAATCGCAGTGAGAAAGAAGCGGTCATCAGTGAAGTGACCAGCCTCGCCGCTAAAGCTCAAACGCTTGTGATCGCGGAATACCGTGGCATCACGGTCGCCGACATGACCAAACTGCGTGTTGATGCTCGCAGCAAGGGCGTGACCCTGAGTGTTCTGAAGAACACCCTGGCTCGCCGTGCTGTGGCTGGCAGCGCATTTGACGTGGTGGCAGACCAGATGACCGGTCCGCTCATCTATGGCTTCTCTGAAGACGCTGTGGCCGCCGCCAAGGTGGTGGCCGATTTCGCGAAGACCAACGACAAACTGGTAATTCGCGGTGGCGCTTTCGGTGGCAAGGCCCTGGATGTCAACGGCGTTAAGCAACTGGCCAACATTCCTTCCAAGGAAGTTCTTTTGGCTCAGATTTGTGGCTTGCTTATGTCCCCCATGTCGCGTACGGCCGTTGTGCTGGGCGCGCTGGCGGCGAAAAAAGGCGAAGGCGC